The following coding sequences lie in one Arthrobacter sp. SLBN-122 genomic window:
- a CDS encoding adenylosuccinate synthase, which yields MPAIVIVGAQWGDEGKGKATDLLGGRVDYVVKPNGGNNAGHTVVVGGEKYELKLLPAGILSPNAVPIIGNGCVVNLEALFQEIDGLQARGADTSKLRVSANAHLVAPYHQVLDKVTERFLGSRAIGTTGRGIGPAYMDKVARLGIRVQDVFDESILRQKVEGSLRQKNELLVKVYNRRGVVVDEIVEYFLSFADRLRPLVIDSTLVLNTALDEGKVVLMEGGQATFLDVDHGTYPFVTSSNPTAGGASVGSGIGPTRISRSIGIIKAYTTRVGAGPFPTELFDEMGVYLQKTGGEFGVNTGRPRRCGWYDAVLARHASRVNGFTDYFVTKLDVLTGIEQIPVCVAYDVDGVRHDEMPMTQTEFHHAKPIFEYFEGWTEDITGARTLADLPENARNYVLALEKLSGTRFSAIGVGPDRDQTIVVNDLIND from the coding sequence ATGCCAGCAATTGTGATCGTAGGAGCCCAGTGGGGCGACGAAGGAAAAGGCAAGGCCACCGACCTTCTGGGCGGCCGCGTTGACTACGTCGTCAAGCCCAACGGCGGCAACAACGCCGGGCACACCGTCGTCGTAGGCGGTGAAAAGTACGAACTCAAGCTGCTGCCGGCAGGCATCCTCAGCCCCAACGCTGTTCCCATTATCGGCAACGGCTGCGTGGTGAACCTCGAGGCCCTCTTCCAGGAAATCGACGGGCTCCAGGCCCGCGGCGCCGACACCTCAAAGCTTCGCGTTTCCGCCAACGCCCACCTGGTGGCCCCGTACCACCAGGTCCTGGACAAAGTGACGGAGCGCTTCCTGGGCAGCCGCGCCATCGGAACCACCGGCCGCGGCATTGGCCCCGCCTACATGGACAAGGTGGCCCGCCTGGGCATCCGCGTCCAGGACGTCTTTGACGAGTCCATCCTCCGCCAGAAGGTGGAAGGCTCGCTGCGCCAGAAGAACGAACTGCTGGTCAAGGTCTACAACCGCCGCGGCGTGGTGGTGGACGAGATCGTGGAGTACTTCCTGTCCTTCGCGGACCGGCTCCGCCCGCTGGTCATCGACAGCACCCTGGTCCTGAACACCGCCTTGGACGAGGGCAAGGTAGTGCTCATGGAAGGCGGCCAAGCGACGTTCCTGGACGTGGACCACGGCACCTACCCGTTCGTCACCTCCTCCAACCCCACCGCCGGCGGTGCGTCAGTGGGCTCCGGCATCGGCCCCACCCGCATTTCGCGCTCGATCGGCATCATCAAGGCCTACACCACCCGCGTTGGCGCCGGACCGTTCCCCACGGAACTGTTCGACGAGATGGGCGTCTACCTGCAGAAGACCGGCGGCGAATTCGGCGTCAACACTGGCCGACCGCGCCGCTGCGGCTGGTACGACGCCGTGCTGGCCCGCCATGCTTCACGTGTGAACGGTTTCACGGACTACTTCGTCACCAAACTGGACGTGCTCACCGGCATCGAACAGATTCCCGTGTGCGTGGCCTACGACGTGGACGGCGTACGGCACGACGAAATGCCCATGACGCAGACCGAGTTCCACCACGCCAAGCCCATCTTCGAGTACTTCGAGGGCTGGACCGAGGACATCACCGGCGCCCGCACCCTGGCAGACCTGCCGGAGAACGCCCGGAACTACGTGCTGGCGCTGGAGAAGCTCTCCGGAACCCGCTTCTCCGCCATCGGCGTGGGCCCGGACCGGGACCAGACCATCGTGGTGAACGACCTCATCAACGACTGA
- a CDS encoding YegP family protein — protein MAGKFEAFIDADSFFRFRLLAPDGAVVAVSGPYQDKQALAAGIAAVRECAGTGLVTDLCPAGAAARPATVPVATAAAASAERPAAVVPVCSEERMPARLNPFALAKAPRRQATLPRWTRAAAR, from the coding sequence ATGGCCGGAAAATTTGAAGCATTTATCGACGCTGATTCCTTCTTCCGGTTCCGGCTCCTGGCCCCGGATGGCGCAGTGGTGGCTGTCTCCGGGCCGTACCAGGACAAGCAGGCCCTCGCGGCCGGCATCGCTGCTGTCCGCGAGTGTGCCGGCACCGGTTTGGTCACGGACCTCTGTCCCGCAGGGGCCGCGGCGCGTCCCGCAACCGTGCCCGTTGCCACTGCTGCCGCCGCTTCCGCGGAGCGGCCCGCCGCCGTCGTACCCGTATGCAGCGAGGAGCGCATGCCCGCGAGATTGAACCCGTTCGCGCTGGCAAAGGCACCGCGCCGGCAGGCGACGCTGCCCCGGTGGACCAGGGCCGCTGCCCGCTGA
- a CDS encoding RNA polymerase sigma factor, producing the protein MTDAQTDEAPDQPAPGTPAFNVVYKTYASQVLGYLTARGVEDPEAAMQEVFLSVLPRLDAVHGGDAGLRTFIFSVAHARMVDDHRRQSRSPVKLPFEPELDQRQDSSAERQALQRISPQEILGLLDALPQDQREVLSLRLVGGLTVEQTAETINKSAGAVKQLQRRALLKLRELAAVREYFTP; encoded by the coding sequence GTGACTGATGCACAGACAGATGAGGCTCCGGACCAGCCAGCTCCCGGGACCCCTGCCTTCAACGTCGTCTACAAGACATACGCGTCGCAGGTACTGGGCTACCTCACCGCCCGGGGAGTAGAGGATCCGGAGGCGGCCATGCAGGAAGTGTTTCTTTCAGTCCTGCCCCGGCTCGACGCTGTGCACGGAGGAGATGCCGGGCTGCGCACTTTCATCTTTTCGGTTGCCCATGCACGGATGGTGGACGACCACCGCCGCCAAAGCCGAAGCCCCGTCAAGCTTCCGTTCGAGCCCGAGCTTGACCAGCGCCAGGACAGCTCAGCGGAAAGACAAGCCCTGCAGCGCATCTCACCCCAGGAAATCCTCGGGCTGCTGGACGCCCTGCCCCAGGACCAGCGGGAAGTGCTGTCGCTGCGCCTGGTGGGCGGCCTGACGGTGGAACAGACAGCGGAGACCATCAATAAGAGCGCCGGCGCCGTGAAGCAGCTCCAGCGGCGCGCATTGCTGAAACTCCGGGAACTTGCGGCAGTGAGGGAGTATTTCACGCCATGA